In Mercurialis annua linkage group LG6, ddMerAnnu1.2, whole genome shotgun sequence, the following are encoded in one genomic region:
- the LOC126686632 gene encoding uncharacterized protein LOC126686632 encodes MAAQDILKEVRRWVAESGFHISISRDTWLLDDRKTRFKYIYRDRVSGNDRLYNDYFAENPVYPSNVFRRRFRMNRPLFLHILNVIQDCDDYFIQKNDVLGRIGLSGLQKMTACIKMLAYGVSADCVDEYVRIGESTTIKSLKRFCEAIIKCFEKEYLRSPTKEDVSRLLKEGESRGFPGMLGSLDCMHWQWKNCPSAWHGQFTGHAQNPTIILEAVASYDLWIWHAFFGMPGSHNDINVLDRSHLFSELAEGRAPLANYTLNGHTYNIGYYLADGIYPKWATIVQSISQPQGLKNKFFTMRQEACRKDVERAFGVLQARFAIIRGPARFWSHKDLRSIMRTCIILHNMIIENEREQSLGTEFDVSDSSPVIQTSHESTLCFSEFLSRHLKIRSSGLHFKLRNDLIEHLWMQYGQEDH; translated from the exons AAGTTCGTCGCTGGGTAGCAGAGAGTGGCTTTCACATTAGCATAAGCAGAGACACTTGGCTGCTAGATGATCGGAAG actcgGTTCAAATATATTTATCGTGATAGAGTTTCCGGAAATGATAGATTATATAACGATTATTTTGCTGAAAATCCTGTTTATCCTTCTAATGTTTTTCGAAGACGTTTTCGAATGAATCGGCCTCTATTTCTTCATATTTTGAATGTGATTCAAGATTGTGATGACTATTTTATACAAAAGAATGATGTGTTAGGAAGAATTGGATTGTCAGGGCTCCAAAAAATGACAGCTTGTATTAAAATGTTGGCATATGGTGTTTCTGCTGATTGTGTCGATGAGTATGTACGAATTGGAGAGAGTACGacaattaaatctttaaaaagattTTGTGAAGCAATTATAAAGTGTTTTGAAAAAGAATATTTAAGATCGCCAACAAAAGAAGATGTTTCAAGATTGCTAAAAGAAGGAGAAAGCCGCGGATTTCCAGGTATGTTAGGGAGTTTAGATTGTATGCATTGGCAATGGAAGAATTGTCCAAGTGCGTGGCATGGACAATTCACCGGACATGCTCAAAACCCAACAATTATACTTGAGGCGGTGGCTTCTTATGATTTATGGATATGGCACGCCTTCTTTGGAATGCCTGGGTCTCACAATGATATCAATGTTCTTGATCGATCTCATTTATTTTCTGAACTAGCCGAAGGACGAGCTCCTCTTGCTAATTACACTTTGAACGGTCATACTTATAATATAGGATACTATCTTGCCGATGGTATTTATCCGAAGTGGGCGACAATAGTTCAATCAATTTCACAACCTCAAGGtttaaagaataaattttttacaatGAGACAAGAAGCATGTAGAAAGGATGTAGAAAGAGCATTTGGAGTACTTCAAGCACGATTTGCTATCATCCGGGGGCCTGCAAGATTTTGGAGTCATAAGGATTTGAGGTCTATCATGAGAA CTTGTATTATTTTACACAATATGATAATCGAAAATGAGCGTGAACAGTCCTTGGGTACCGAGTTTGATGTATCAGATTCATCTCCAGTAATTCAAACGTCACATGAATCTACACTTTGCTTTAGTGAGTTTCTTAGTCGTCATCTTAAGATTCGATCTTCTGGGTTACATTTTAAACTACGCAATGATCTTATTGAACATTTGTGGATGCAATACGGACAAGAGGATCATTGA
- the LOC126686369 gene encoding uncharacterized protein LOC126686369, with product MTMLLSPEALTLSSTEISANNTSHCDYSLTSPGCNYPYNLVNSYVKDNGIKVSSNVVLLAYDHLRLFAVKGTDAEKTNSSGAFIENGAHYKKTNNSHLKIQQQKQEDFDRNLRNEFRSEEFKFIL from the exons ATGACGATGCTGCTATCGCCTGAAGCCTTAACGTTGTCATCGACTGAAATATCTGCTA ACAACACTTCTCATTGTGACTATTCACTTACGTCTCCTGGCTGCAATTATCCTTACAATTTG GTAAACTCTTATGTGAAGGATAATGGAATTAAAGTGAGCTCAAATGTTGTTTTGCTTGCATATGATCACCTTCGCTTATTTGCAGTCAAAGGAACTGATGCTGAAAAGACCAACTCTAGCGGGGCTTTCATAGAAAATGGTGCACACTACAAGAAAACTAACAATTCTCATCTCAAAATCCAGCAGCAGAAGCAAGAAGATTTCGACCGAAACCTCAG GAACGAATTCAGGTCAGAGGAGTTCAAGTTCATTTTATAA
- the LOC126653496 gene encoding uncharacterized protein LOC126653496: MTETDLVLQAKLLYNELEKKSFALDHYWEILQFGIKWQDLCSNKKKTSTVKTVNNFEDSSSLFDDLESPMSQDLNDSPVQIDITEPTIERPIGRKAEKESRKRSRMADTFSSRLCDLMCDFNKQTIEAQQRKALVEERKLRVLEEANDRERKKAELELKIMMEKHESEQQEKDDKIMMMNTSNMDDPTRAYYKRRKAEILAKTIHSPSFEPEFYIPLPPSPSQS, from the exons ATGACTGAAACTGATTTG gttttacAAGCCAAATTGTTATACAATGAACTTGAGAAGAAAAGTTTTGCGTTGGATCATTATTGGGAAATCTTGCAATTTGGAATAAAATGGCAAGATTTATGctcaaataaaaagaaaactagTACGGTGAAAACTGTCAACAATTTTGAAGATTCATCATCTCTCTTTGATGATTTGGAATCACCTATGTCTCAAGACTTAAATGATTCTCCAGTTCAAATTGATATTACTGAGCCAACTATCGAAAGGCCAATCGGTAGAAAAGCTGAAAAGGAATCTCGAAAGAGAAGTAGAATGGCTGATACTTTTAGCTCGCGCTTATGTGATTTAATGTGTGATTTCAATAAGCAAACAATTGAGGCTCAACAGCGAAAAGCTCTTGTTGAAGAAAGAAAATTACGTGTGTTAGAAGAGGCGAACGACAGAGAGCGTAAAAAGGCAGAATTAGAATTGAAAATAATGATGGAGAAACATGAAAGCGAACAACAAGAAAAGGATGACAAAATTATGATGATGAATACTTCAAATATGGATGATCCAACAAGAGCCTACTATAAGCGTCGTAAAGCTGAAATTCTAGCTAAAACAATACATTCGCCTAGTTTTGAACCGGAATTTTATATTCCGTTGCCGCCTTCTCCGTCACAAAGTTGA